In one Melopsittacus undulatus isolate bMelUnd1 chromosome 4, bMelUnd1.mat.Z, whole genome shotgun sequence genomic region, the following are encoded:
- the DIO3 gene encoding thyroxine 5-deiodinase — MLHSLGVHTLQLLTQAAACILLFPRFLLTAVMLWLLDFLCIRKKMLTIPTAEEVAGASEGPPPDDPPVCVSDSNRMFTLESLKAVWHGQKLDFFKSAHVGSLAPNPEVIQLDGQKRLRILDFARGKRPLILNFGSCTUPPFMARLRSFQRLASHFVDIADFLLVYIEEAHPSDGWVSSDAAYNIPKHQCLQDRLRAAQLMREGAPDCPLAVDTMDNASSAAYGAYFERLYIIQEEKVMYQGGRGPEGYKISELRSWLDQYKTRLQSPSTVVIQV, encoded by the coding sequence ATGCTCCACTCCCTTGGCGTTCACACCTTGCAGCTGCTCACCCAGGCGGCCGCCTgcatccttctcttcccccGCTTCCTGCTCACCGCCGTGATGCTCTGGCTCCTGGATTTTCTGTGCATTAGGAAGAAGATGCTGACGATACCCACGGCGGAGGAGGTGGCCGGCGCCAGCGAGGGGCCGCCCCCTGACGACCCCCCGGTTTGCGTGTCCGACTCTAACCGCATGTTCACGCTGGAGTCGCTGAAAGCCGTATGGCACGGGCAGAAACTGGACTTCTTCAAGTCGGCGCACGTGGGCTCCTTGGCCCCGAACCCCGAGGTGATCCAGCTGGACGGGCAGAAGAGACTCCGCATCCTGGACTTCGCCCGCGGCAAGAGACCCCTCATCCTCAACTTCGGCAGCTGCACCTGACCCCCGTTCATGGCCCGCCTGAGGTCCTTCCAGCGCCTGGCCTCGCACTTCGTGGACATTGCTGACTTCCTGCTGGTGTACATCGAAGAAGCACACCCGTCCGACGGCTGGGTCAGCTCGGACGCAGCCTACAACATCCCCAAGCACCAGTGCCTCCAGGACCGGCTGcgggcagctcagctgatgcGAGAAGGGGCACCCGATTGCCCCCTGGCCGTAGACACTATGGACAATGCTTCCAGCGCCGCCTACGGTGCCTACTTCGAGAGGCTCTACATCATCCAGGAGGAGAAGGTGATGTACCAGGGAGGCAGAGGACCAGAGGGCTACAAGATCTCGGAGCTGAGGAGCTGGCTAGACCAGTACAAAACCCGCCTCCAGAGCCCCAGCACGGTGGTCATCCAAGTGTAA